The Rhopalosiphum padi isolate XX-2018 unplaced genomic scaffold, ASM2088224v1 scaffold1, whole genome shotgun sequence genome has a window encoding:
- the LOC132931304 gene encoding uncharacterized protein LOC132931304 — translation MPNLIEATIINGKYAGENVCIPRIPMIPTDLPFDFKRLQFPVRLAFAMTINKSQGQSLSVCGINLENHCFSHGQLYVACSRVGKPSALFVLTSDQKTKNVVYQRALQ, via the coding sequence ATGCCGAATTTAATTGAGGCAACCATTATTAACGGAAAGTACGCAggtgaaaatgtatgtattccTCGAATACCAATGATTCCGACTGATCTTCCGTTTGACTTCAAACGATTGCAATTCCCAGTTCGCCTTGCGTTCGCAATGACAATTAATAAGTCGCAAGGCCAATCGCTTAGTGTTTGCGGGATAAATTTGgaaaatcattgtttttcacATGGACAGTTATACGTTGCGTGTTCACGAGTTGGGAAACCATCCGCTTTGTTTGTGTTAACGTCagaccaaaaaacaaaaaatgtggtTTACCAAAGAGCACTacaatga
- the LOC132931187 gene encoding uncharacterized protein LOC132931187 produces MPRERRANIGRRTRHASQQQVYSRNLREERQNIIRENDRLRHRVSTRRSLASYNRLAFQYDPTANYSDDENLDIGRMTTICRYCNAVKFKRETVGLCCASGKVKLDPLLTPPQPLKTLFDGSDPDSSHFLQHILEYNNCFRMTSFGANIIREGGFMPTCKIQGQIYHLHGSMVPTPDEPHQFLQIYFISSMVDQLNVRCNIQGAQQLKRRIIEQLQAFFHANNAVVNMFKTALERMPSDTHKFVIRADCTPTGEHVRRFNAPTVNDVAAIIVGDPTKSRDIVVQRRSNIMHRVNETHRLYDALQYPIIYWQGQDGYDITLKMVDPITGVSTNNKNLSAMNYYAYRMMIRTHEENVILKCGRLFQQFAVDMYVKVETERLAFIRFNQPKLRSEDYIHLRDAIHSDGDVQNIGRLTILPSTYIGSPRHMHEYAQDAMTYVRNYGTPDLFITVTCNPKWTEIERELEPGQKPQDRHDIIARVFQQKLKVMMDVLTKYRVFGDTRCYMYSVEWQKRGLPHAHILIWLLNKLHSNEVDDIISAEIPDPVTDPRLHDIVTTQMVHGPCGALNPLSPCMADGKCTKRYPRPLVAETVTGNDGYPVYRRRSKEDNGRTIKVKVQNQEIEIGNEFIVPYCPLLSRIFETHANVESCHSAKSIKYLCKYVTKGSDMAVFGIASENVNDEISNFQMGRYVSTNEALWRLLSFQIHERYPTVVHLAVHLENGQRVYFTEANAAQRAERPPSTTLTSFFAMCEADPFAATLMYVEMPKYYTWNQSTKKFQRRKQGTPVPDWPQVFSTDALGRMYTVHPRNDECFYLRLLLVNVRGPKSFAHLKTVNGHQCQTYREACQLLGLLENDSHWDLTLADSVVSSNAYQIRTLFAIIITTCFPSQPIQLWNKYKDAICEDILHRLRIQTNNPDIQITDEIYNEGLILIEDQCLTIANKLLIEVGMIAPNRSMHDAFNQELNRELQYNVDTLQEFVRNNVPLLNEQQKQVYKTLMQAVDNNTGGLFFLDAPGGTGKTFVISLILATIRSRCDIALALASSGIAATLLDGGRTAHSALKLPLNLNTIDTPTCNISRSSAIGKLLMQCKLIVWDECTMAHKKSLEALNFTLKDLRRNNNIFGGLMILLACDFRQTLPVVPRGTPADELNACLKASPLWNNVKTLSLTTNMRVQLQNDQSAAQFSKQLLDLGNGKVPVDATSGLITLTNDFCRFVDTQLVLIENVFPNISENYKNYAWLSQRAILAAKNNDVHALNFTIQSKIAGDLVTYKSVDSITNPDDVTQVQLF; encoded by the exons CCATTACTTACACCACCACAGCCACTGAAAACATTGTTTGATGGAAGTGATCCCGATTCCAGCCATTTTCTTCAACACATCCTTGAATACAATAACTGCTTTCGCATGACTTCCTTTGGAGCTAATATCATTCGAGAAGGCGGCTTCATGCCGACTTGCAAG ATACAAGGTCAAATATATCATTTGCATGGTTCAATGGTGCCAACACCAGATGAACCGCATCAATTTctgcaaatatatttcatttcgtCGATGGTGGATCAGCTGAACGTGCGGTGCAATATACAGGGAGCACAACAGTTAAAGAGACGAATTATTGAACAGTTGCAAGCATTTTTTCACGCTAATAATGCTGTGGTTAATATGTTCAAAACAGCATTGGAACGAATGCCATCGGATACGCACAAATTTGTCATAAGAGCGGATTGTACTCCGACAGGTGAACATGTGCGAAGATTCAATGCACCCACCGTTAATGATGTTGCTGCAATTATTGTTGGCGATCCAACTAAATCACGAGACATTGTCGTTCAGCGAAGAAGCAATATCATGCATCGTGTAAACGAGACACATCGTTTGTACGATGCGTTACAATATCCAATCATTTATTGGCAAGGGCAAGACGGATACGACATCACGTTGAAGATGGTCGATCCAATTACAG GAGTatcaacgaataataaaaatctaagcgCAATGAATTACTATGCGTATCGTATGATGATTCGTACACATGAGGAGAATGTCATTCTGAAGTGCGGTCGGCTATTCCAGCAATTCGCTGTTGACATGTATGTCAAAGTCGAGACCGAACGTTTAGCGTTCATCAGATTCAATCAGCCAAAGCTACGATCTGAGGACTATATACACTTGCGTGATGCTATTCATTCAGATGGTGATGTTCAGAATATTGGACGACTGACGATTCTCCCATCAACTTATATCGGAAGCCCACGCCACATGCACGAATACGCTCAAGACGCTATGACGTACGTGCGAAATTATGGAACTCCGGATTTATTTATTACGGTCACATGCAATCCGAAGTGGACGGAAATTGAACGCGAGTTGGAACCGGGTCAAAAACCGCAAGATCGCCATGACATAATCGCCAGAGTATTTCAGCAAAAACTCAAGGTTATGATGGATGTGCTTACTAAGTATCGAGTTTTTGGTGACACACGTTGTTATATGTACTCGGTGGAATGGCAGAAGCGTGGACTACCGCATGCTCATATCCTAATTTGGTTGCTGAACAAATTACATTCAAATGAAGTGGATGACATCATATCAGCTGAAATTCCTGATCCAGTCACTGATCCCCGTCTACACGACATTGTGACGACACAGATGGTGCATGGACCGTGCGGTGCATTAAATCCATTATCGCCTTGCATGGCTGATGGAAAGTGCACAAAACGATATCCGCGACCGTTAGTTGCTGAAACAGTCACAGGGAACGATGGATATCCAGTTTATCGTCGGCGTTCAAAAGAAGATAACGGTCGAACTATCAAAGTTAAAGTTCAAAATCAAGAGATTGAGATCGGAAATGAATTCATTGTACCATATTGCCCGCTGCTATCACGAATTTTCGAAACACATGCAAACGTTGAGAGTTGTCATTCGGccaaatcaatcaaatatttgtgCAAGTACGTCACAAAAGGCAGCGACATGGCTGTGTTTGGTATTGCGTCGGAAAATGTGAATGACGAAATCAGCAACTTCCAAATGGGCAGATACGTCAGTACTAATGAAGCACTGTGGCGATTATTGTCATTTCAAATTCATGAAAGATATCCCACAGTTGTACATTTAGCAGTGCATTTGGAAAATGGCCAAAGAGTTTACTTCACTGAGGCTAATGCGGCACAACGAGCTGAGAGACCACCATCGACAACATTGACTAGCTTCTTTGCAATGTGTGAAGCAGATCCATTCGCAGCGACGCTGATGTACGTTGAAATGCCCAAGTATTACACTTGGAATCAATCAACAAAGAAATTCCAACGTCGCAAACAAGGAACCCCAGTTCCAGACTGGCCACAGGTGTTTTCAACTGATGCACTAGGTCGTATGTACACTGTTCATCCTAGAAAcgatgaatgtttttatttgcgaCTGCTGTTAGTAAATGTACGTGGACCGAAATCATTTGCGCATTTGAAAACTGTGAATGGCCACCAATGCCAAACATATCGAGAAGCATGTCAACTATTGGGTTTGCTGGAGAACGATTCTCATTGGGATTTAACACTTGCAGATTCAGTTGTTTCATCAAATGCGTACCAAATACGAACGCTGTTCGCAATTATCATCACCACATGTTTTCCTTCACAACCAATTCAGTTATGGAACAAATACAAAGACGCCATATGTGAAGATATCTTGCATCGCTTGCGTATTCAAACGAATAATCCTGACATCCAAATAACCGATGAAATCTACAATGAAGGATTGATTCTGATTGAGGATCAATGCTTGACTATTGCAAACAAGCTACTGATTGAAGTAGGAATGATTGCGCCAAATCGATCGATGCACGATGCATTCAACCAAGAATTAAATCGAGAGCTGCAATACAATGTTGATACATTGCAGGAATTCGTTAGAAATAATGTTCCGTTGCTGAATGAACAGCAAAAACAagtatacaaaacattaatgCAAGCGGTGGACAATAATACTGGTGGTCTATTCTTCCTGGATGCACCTGGAGGAACAGGGAAAACATTTGTCATTTCATTGATTTTGGCCACTATTCGATCAAGATGTGACATAGCTTTGGCGTTAGCATCATCTGGAATTGCGGCGACTCTTCTAGATGGCGGTCGTACTGCACATTCTGCGCTTAAGTTGCCActcaatttaaacacaattgatACTCCAACGTGCAATATTTCCCGATCCAGTGCAATTGGAAAATTGTTAATGCAATGCAAGCTCATTGTTTGGGATGAGTGCACAATGGCACATAAGAAATCACTTGAAGCACTTAACTTCACACTGAAGGATCTTCGGAGAAATAACAACATCTTTGGCGGCTTGATGATATTGTTGGCATGCGATTTCAGGCAGACGTTGCCAGTAGTTCCCCGTGGAACGCCTGCAGATGAATTGAATGCTTGCCTAAAGGCATCACCTTTATGGAATAACGTAAAAACATTATCGCTAACCACTAATATGAGAGTTCAACTTCAAAATGATCAAAGTGCTGCACAATTTTCCAAACAATTGTTAGATCTTGGAAATGGAAAAGTCCCAGTTGATGCGACATCTGGATTAATTACTCTTACCAACGACTTTTGCCGATTTGTAGACACTCAATTAGttcttattgaaaatgttttcccAAACATTAGtgagaattataagaattatgctTGGTTAAGTCAACGAGCAATTCTTGCAGCAAAGAATAATGATGTCCACGCACTGAATTTCACCATTCAATCAAAAATTGCTGGCGATTTGGTGACATACAAATCCGTTGATTCAATAACAAATCCCGATGATGTA ACACAGGTACAGTTATTTTGA